Proteins from a genomic interval of Rosa chinensis cultivar Old Blush chromosome 2, RchiOBHm-V2, whole genome shotgun sequence:
- the LOC112188430 gene encoding phosphoribosylformylglycinamidine cyclo-ligase, chloroplastic/mitochondrial yields MSTGLKANTELALGFASSSRPSYWKPNSTHTQLSRLPSGSLSNNFSGLSMASSSGVSQSKRVCSLSKNDSGESYDQNDGLTYKGAGVDIDAGSELVRRIAKMAPGIGGFGGLFPLGASYLVAGTDGVGTKLKLAFDTGIHETIGIDLVAMSVNDIVTSGAKPLFFLDYFATSRLDVDLAEKVIKGIVDGCQQSDCALLGGETAEMPGFYAEGEYDLSGFAVGIVNKESVIDGKNILAGDVLIGLPSSGVHSNGFSLVRRVLAHSGLSLKDQLPGNSVTLGEALMAPTVIYVKQVLDIIRKGGVKGVAHITGGGFTDNIPRVFPKGLGAVIYEDSWEVPAVFKWIQEAGRVEDAEMRRTFNMGIGMVLVVSKEASHRILEDGNGAYCIGEVITGEGVSYR; encoded by the exons ATGTCCACCGGCCTCAAAGCAAACACAGAGCTTGCTCTTGGCTTTGCCTCTTCTTCAAGACCCTCTTATTGGAAACCCAACTCCACCCATACCCAGCTATCCAGATTGCCGTCCGGGTCTCTCTCCAACAACTTCTCCGGCCTCTCTATGGCTTCGTCAAGTGGAGTTTCCCAGAGCAAACGCGTATGCTCACTTTCGAAGAATGATTCCGGTGAAAGCTATGATCAAAATGATGGTCTGACGTATAAGGGTGCTGGTGTTGATATAGATGCCGGATCGGAACTTGTTCGACGAATTGCCAAGATGGCTCCTGGGATTGGAGGCTTTGGAGGTCTTTTCCCTCTCG GTGCTTCATATCTCGTTGCTGGTACTGATGGTGTGGGAACTAAACTTAAGCTTGCATTTGATACTGGAATTCATGAGACCATTGGTATTGATTTG GTTGCTATGAGTGTCAATGATATTGTCACTTCGGGAGCAAAGCCATTATTTTTCCTTGATTACTTTGCTACAAGCCGCCTTGATGTTGATCTGGCTGAAAAG gttaTCAAGGGAATTGTCGATGGTTGCCAACAATCTGACTGTGCTCTTTTAGGTGGAGAG ACTGCTGAGATGCCGGGTTTCTATGCAGAGGGTGAGTATGACCTCAGTGGTTTTGCTGTTGGAATTGTGaacaaggaatcagtgattgaTGGGAAAAACATTTTGGCTGGAGATGTCCTCATTGGCCTACCATCCAGTGGGGTTCATTCCAATGGTTTTTCTCTTGTAAGAAG GGTTCTAGCTCATAGCGGATTGTCTCTGAAGGACCAACTACCGGGTAACTCTGTTACCTTGGGTGAAGCTTTGATGGCCCCCACAGTGATATATGTTAAGCAG GTGCTTGACATAATTAGAAAGGGAGGTGTCAAGGGGGTAGCCCACATCACAGGAGGTGGTTTCACCGACAATATACCTAGAGTATTTCCAAAAGGCCTAGGAGCTGTCATCTATGAAGATTCATGGGAAGTCCCAGCTGTTTTCAAATGGATCCAGGAG GCTGGAAGAGTAGAAGATGCTGAAATGAGACGAACTTTTAATATGGGTATTGGGATGGTTCTTGTTGTGAGTAAGGAGGCATCCCACAGAATACTTGAAGACGGAAATGGAGCTTACTGCATTGGTGAGGTTATAACTGGTGAAGGAGTGAGTTATAGATGA